The following proteins come from a genomic window of Streptomyces liliiviolaceus:
- a CDS encoding DUF4190 domain-containing protein: MELTTAAPRRRSATRDADGMAVASFILGLVGLLALNVVLGPVSIILAATALLKGTTRRGRAFLGLGLGVADLVVLVAFMSADNTLSWSF; encoded by the coding sequence ATGGAACTCACCACCGCCGCCCCGCGGCGCCGGAGCGCCACCCGTGACGCCGACGGTATGGCCGTCGCGTCCTTCATCCTCGGCCTGGTCGGCCTGCTCGCCCTGAACGTCGTCCTCGGCCCGGTCTCGATCATCCTGGCCGCGACGGCCCTCCTCAAGGGCACCACCCGCCGCGGACGCGCCTTCCTGGGCCTCGGCCTCGGCGTCGCCGACCTCGTGGTCCTGGTCGCCTTCATGTCGGCGGACAACACCCTGTCCTGGAGTTTCTGA
- a CDS encoding SDR family oxidoreductase: MAGMATHVITGAGSGIGAAVARRLHARGDDLVLHARDAGRAKELAAEFPGARTLVGDLADPDRLSWAFSHQTLPDRVDSLLHIAGVIDLGRVGDLTPKAWRRQLDVNLLSPAELTRHFLPQLRLAQGHVVFVNSGSGLNAYADWSAYAASKHGLKALADSLRHEEHANGVRVTSVYPGRTASAMQAKVHQQEGKEYDPSKWIDPESVATTLVMALDLPKDAEVNDLTVRPGR; encoded by the coding sequence ATGGCGGGCATGGCTACTCATGTGATCACCGGAGCCGGCTCCGGCATCGGCGCGGCCGTCGCCCGCCGCCTCCACGCGCGCGGGGACGACCTCGTGCTCCACGCGCGCGACGCGGGCCGCGCGAAGGAACTGGCCGCCGAGTTCCCCGGCGCCCGGACCCTCGTCGGCGACCTCGCGGACCCGGACCGGCTGTCCTGGGCGTTCTCCCACCAGACACTGCCCGACCGGGTGGACTCGCTCCTGCACATCGCGGGCGTCATCGACCTCGGCAGGGTCGGCGACCTCACCCCGAAGGCCTGGCGCCGTCAGCTCGACGTCAATCTGCTCTCGCCCGCCGAGCTGACCCGCCACTTCCTGCCCCAACTGCGGCTCGCACAGGGGCATGTGGTCTTCGTGAACTCCGGTTCCGGACTCAACGCCTACGCCGACTGGTCCGCGTACGCCGCCTCCAAGCACGGTCTGAAGGCCCTCGCCGACTCCCTGCGGCACGAGGAGCACGCGAACGGGGTCAGGGTCACCTCCGTCTATCCGGGGCGCACCGCGAGCGCCATGCAGGCCAAGGTGCACCAGCAGGAGGGCAAGGAGTACGACCCGTCGAAGTGGATCGACCCCGAGTCCGTCGCGACGACCCTCGTCATGGCGCTCGACCTGCCGAAGGACGCCGAGGTCAACGACCTGACGGTACGCCCCGGCCGCTGA
- the ligA gene encoding NAD-dependent DNA ligase LigA, with protein MAGDKDAQTASASAAGPAPSEAREKHAQLAEQIEEHRFRYYVKDAPVVSDADFDKLLRALEAVEEEYPELRTPDSPTQKVAGAYATEFTAVQHAERMLSLDNAFDDEELAAWADRLAKEVGTSAYHFLCELKVDGLAVNLTYEHGRLTRAATRGDGRTGEDITPNVRTIAEIPDRLQGERIPDLVEIRGEVYFPMEKFEELNARLVEAGDKPFANPRNAAAGSLRQKDPRVTATRPLHMVVHGIGAREGFDIDCLSHAYDLLHEWGLPTTRYGKVVDDLDGVREFIAFYGENRHSVEHEIDGVVVKLDEIPLQGRLGSTSRAPRWAIAWKYAPEEVNTRLVNIRVGVGRTGRVTPYAQVEPVTVAGSEVEFATLHNQDVVKAKGVLIGDTVVLRKAGDVIPEILGPVVDLRDGSEREFVMPAECPECGTPLAPAKEGDIDLRCPNGRTCPAQLRERLFYLGGRKSLDIENFGYVAAAALTKPLEPAQPPLGDEGDLFDLTIEQLLPIRAYVLDQDSGLPKRDPKTGEEKIATVFANQEGAPRKNALAMLDNIAAAKERPLARIITGLSIRHVGPVAAEALAREFRSIDRIEQATEEELAAVEGVGPTIAASLKQWFAVDWHQEILRKWKAAGVRMEEEGSGEDEGPRPLAGLTVVVTGTLERHTRDGAKEALQSRGAKVTGSVSKKTAFVVVGDNPGSKYDKAMQLKVPVLNEDGFAVLLEQGPEAAAEATLPIEE; from the coding sequence GTGGCCGGCGACAAGGACGCACAGACGGCTTCGGCTTCGGCTGCGGGGCCCGCGCCCAGCGAGGCACGGGAGAAGCACGCGCAGCTCGCTGAGCAGATCGAGGAGCACCGCTTCCGGTACTACGTGAAGGACGCGCCGGTCGTCAGCGACGCGGACTTCGACAAGCTCCTGCGCGCCCTGGAGGCCGTGGAGGAGGAGTATCCCGAACTGCGCACCCCGGACTCGCCGACCCAGAAGGTGGCGGGGGCGTACGCGACGGAGTTCACGGCCGTCCAGCACGCCGAGCGCATGCTCTCCCTGGACAACGCCTTCGACGACGAGGAGCTGGCCGCCTGGGCGGACCGCCTCGCCAAGGAGGTCGGCACGTCCGCGTACCACTTCCTGTGCGAGCTGAAGGTCGACGGCCTCGCGGTCAACCTCACGTACGAGCACGGGCGTCTCACGCGCGCGGCGACCCGCGGCGACGGCCGCACGGGCGAGGACATCACGCCGAACGTCCGGACGATCGCGGAGATCCCCGACCGCCTCCAGGGCGAGCGCATCCCCGACCTCGTGGAGATCCGCGGCGAGGTCTACTTCCCGATGGAGAAGTTCGAGGAGCTCAACGCCCGCCTGGTGGAGGCCGGTGACAAGCCCTTCGCCAACCCGCGCAACGCGGCGGCGGGTTCACTGCGCCAGAAGGACCCCCGCGTCACCGCCACCCGCCCGCTGCACATGGTGGTGCACGGCATCGGCGCGCGCGAGGGCTTCGACATCGACTGCCTCTCGCACGCGTACGACCTGCTGCACGAGTGGGGTCTGCCGACGACCCGCTACGGCAAGGTCGTCGACGACCTCGACGGCGTCCGGGAGTTCATCGCCTTCTACGGAGAGAACCGCCACTCCGTGGAGCACGAGATCGACGGCGTCGTCGTCAAGCTCGACGAGATCCCCCTCCAGGGCCGCCTCGGCTCGACCTCCCGCGCCCCGCGCTGGGCGATCGCGTGGAAGTACGCGCCGGAGGAGGTCAACACCAGGCTGGTCAACATCCGGGTGGGCGTGGGCCGCACCGGCCGCGTCACTCCGTACGCGCAGGTGGAACCCGTCACGGTGGCCGGTTCCGAGGTCGAGTTCGCGACCCTGCACAACCAGGACGTGGTCAAGGCCAAGGGCGTCCTCATCGGGGACACGGTGGTGCTGCGCAAGGCCGGTGACGTCATCCCCGAGATCCTCGGACCGGTCGTCGACCTGCGCGACGGCAGCGAGCGGGAGTTCGTGATGCCCGCCGAGTGCCCCGAGTGCGGCACACCGCTGGCGCCCGCCAAGGAGGGCGACATCGACCTGCGCTGCCCGAACGGCCGCACCTGCCCGGCCCAGCTGCGCGAGCGCCTCTTCTACCTCGGCGGCCGCAAGTCCCTGGACATCGAGAACTTCGGTTACGTGGCCGCCGCCGCGCTCACCAAGCCGCTGGAGCCCGCTCAGCCGCCCCTGGGGGACGAGGGCGACCTCTTCGACCTCACCATCGAGCAGCTGCTGCCCATCAGGGCGTACGTCCTCGACCAGGACAGCGGACTGCCCAAGCGGGACCCGAAGACGGGCGAGGAGAAGATCGCCACGGTCTTCGCCAACCAGGAGGGCGCGCCCAGGAAGAACGCCCTCGCGATGCTGGACAACATCGCCGCGGCGAAGGAGCGCCCGCTGGCCCGGATCATCACGGGCCTGTCCATCCGGCACGTGGGTCCCGTCGCGGCCGAGGCCCTGGCCCGTGAGTTCCGCTCGATCGACCGCATCGAGCAGGCCACGGAGGAGGAACTCGCCGCCGTGGAGGGCGTCGGGCCCACCATCGCCGCCTCGCTGAAGCAGTGGTTCGCGGTCGACTGGCACCAGGAGATCCTCCGCAAGTGGAAGGCCGCCGGCGTCCGCATGGAGGAGGAGGGCTCCGGCGAGGACGAGGGGCCCCGCCCGCTCGCGGGACTGACCGTGGTGGTCACCGGCACGCTGGAACGTCACACCCGCGACGGAGCGAAAGAGGCACTACAGAGCCGCGGGGCGAAAGTGACCGGTTCTGTTTCGAAGAAGACGGCGTTCGTCGTCGTAGG
- a CDS encoding TetR family transcriptional regulator: protein MSHSLGVRQAQKQKTRQAFLDAALGLLAEQSLSSLGLREVTRAVGVAPTAFYRHFHSTADLGVTLVEEALGSLHPMISGTVATAGDSDERIDRAVALIARHVRAYPAHIRFIARERNGGVQQVRAAIAEQMDRFADEVRAELAKQAESDGWSDDDLLMLAGLYVDQMLMTASAFLEADPDDPDEEERVARVARRRMRLISIGRRNWLG, encoded by the coding sequence ATGAGTCACAGTCTCGGTGTCCGGCAGGCCCAGAAGCAGAAGACCCGACAGGCGTTCCTGGACGCCGCGTTGGGCCTGCTGGCGGAGCAGAGCCTCAGCAGCCTGGGCCTGCGCGAGGTCACCCGTGCCGTCGGCGTCGCCCCGACCGCCTTCTACCGGCACTTCCACTCGACCGCCGACCTCGGGGTCACCCTGGTCGAGGAGGCGTTGGGCAGCCTGCACCCGATGATCTCCGGCACGGTGGCGACGGCCGGCGACAGCGACGAGCGCATAGACCGTGCCGTCGCCCTGATCGCCCGTCATGTGCGCGCGTATCCGGCGCACATCCGGTTCATCGCACGGGAGCGCAACGGCGGGGTGCAGCAGGTCCGGGCCGCGATCGCGGAGCAGATGGACCGGTTCGCCGACGAGGTGCGGGCCGAACTGGCCAAGCAGGCCGAGTCGGACGGCTGGAGCGACGACGATCTGCTGATGCTCGCCGGGCTGTACGTCGACCAGATGCTGATGACCGCCAGCGCCTTCCTGGAGGCGGACCCGGACGACCCGGACGAGGAGGAACGGGTGGCCCGGGTGGCGAGGCGCCGGATGCGGCTGATCAGCATCGGCCGCCGCAACTGGCTTGGCTGA
- a CDS encoding cysteine desulfurase family protein gives MAYLDHAATTPMLPEAALAMTAQFAVTGNASSLHAAGRRARRTVEESRETLAESLGARPSEVVFTSGGTEADNLAVKGLYWSRRDADPARTRVLASPVEHHAVLDAVHWLGEHEGATVEYLPVDRYGRVHPEALREAIARNPDDVALATVMWANNEIGTIMPVRELADVAGEFEVPLHADAVQAFGQVPVDFAASGLAAMTVSGHKIGGPYGIGALLLGREYSPVPVLHGGGQERHVRSGTLDVPAVAAFAVAGRTAAEQREWFDREIGSLRDDLVDAVRAAVPDAILGGDPADGGRLPANAHFTFPGCEGDSLLLLLDAQGIECSTGSACTAGVAQPSHVLLATGTDPDLARGTLRFSLGHTSTEADVEAVGKAIGPAVERARTAGLS, from the coding sequence ATGGCATACCTCGACCACGCCGCGACCACCCCCATGCTTCCGGAGGCGGCCCTGGCAATGACCGCCCAGTTCGCCGTCACGGGCAACGCCTCCTCCCTGCACGCGGCCGGCCGCCGCGCCCGTCGCACGGTCGAGGAGTCCCGGGAGACCCTGGCGGAATCCCTGGGCGCCCGCCCCAGCGAGGTGGTCTTCACCTCCGGCGGCACCGAGGCCGACAACCTCGCCGTGAAGGGCCTGTACTGGTCCCGCCGCGACGCCGACCCGGCCCGCACCCGGGTGCTGGCCAGCCCCGTCGAACACCACGCCGTCCTCGACGCCGTCCACTGGCTCGGCGAGCACGAGGGCGCCACGGTCGAGTACCTCCCGGTCGACCGGTACGGCCGCGTCCACCCCGAGGCCCTGCGCGAGGCCATCGCCCGCAACCCCGACGACGTCGCCCTCGCGACCGTCATGTGGGCGAACAACGAGATCGGCACGATCATGCCGGTGCGCGAACTCGCCGATGTGGCGGGGGAGTTCGAGGTCCCGCTGCATGCGGACGCCGTCCAGGCCTTCGGCCAGGTCCCCGTCGACTTCGCCGCCTCGGGACTCGCCGCGATGACCGTCTCGGGGCACAAGATCGGTGGCCCGTACGGCATCGGGGCGCTGCTGCTCGGCCGCGAGTACAGCCCCGTGCCGGTCCTGCACGGCGGTGGCCAGGAGCGGCATGTGCGCTCCGGCACCCTGGACGTACCGGCCGTCGCCGCGTTCGCCGTGGCCGGCCGGACCGCCGCCGAACAGCGCGAGTGGTTCGACCGCGAGATCGGCTCGCTGCGCGACGACCTGGTCGACGCCGTCCGCGCGGCCGTACCGGACGCGATCCTCGGCGGCGACCCGGCGGACGGGGGCCGCCTCCCGGCGAACGCCCACTTCACCTTCCCCGGCTGCGAGGGCGACTCCTTGCTCCTGCTGCTCGACGCGCAGGGCATCGAATGCTCCACGGGTTCCGCGTGCACGGCGGGCGTGGCGCAGCCCAGCCACGTCCTCCTCGCCACCGGCACCGACCCGGACCTGGCCCGCGGCACCCTCCGCTTCTCCCTCGGCCACACGTCGACGGAGGCGGACGTGGAGGCCGTGGGCAAGGCGATCGGCCCGGCGGTGGAGCGGGCCCGCACGGCGGGACTCAGCTAG
- a CDS encoding methionine synthase: MSEKSEFRPGPATGIGSMPGGDARETAKSVTGTFEGPGTGMPYLAELPARGPGADMIGRTAGMLAELYARVEPSGWRLGDRPGRDTKRARSWLGEDLDALEEFTQGYEGPLKVQAVGPWTLAAALELHNGEVALSDPGACRDLAGSLAEGLREHLADVRRRVPGAEIVLQLDEPSLIAVLRGQVRSASGYRTHRAVDRQLVEATLREVIGVQEGGPSVVHSCAPDVPFALLRRAGATGVSFDFALLTERDDDVIGEAVEAGTRLFAGVVAGTDGPLSDPAGSVMGVRTLWRRLGLSPGLLTDAVTLTPSCGLAGASPEYARRALAHCVRAARSLADNPE, translated from the coding sequence GTGAGCGAAAAAAGCGAGTTCAGGCCCGGCCCCGCCACCGGCATCGGGTCGATGCCGGGCGGGGACGCCCGGGAGACCGCCAAGAGCGTGACCGGGACCTTCGAGGGCCCCGGGACGGGCATGCCGTACCTGGCGGAACTGCCCGCCCGCGGCCCCGGCGCGGACATGATCGGCCGGACCGCGGGGATGCTCGCCGAGCTGTACGCGCGCGTGGAGCCCAGCGGCTGGCGGCTCGGGGACCGGCCGGGCCGCGACACCAAGCGGGCCAGATCCTGGCTCGGCGAGGACCTCGACGCCCTGGAGGAGTTCACCCAGGGCTACGAAGGGCCGCTGAAGGTGCAGGCCGTCGGACCCTGGACGCTCGCGGCGGCCCTGGAGCTGCACAACGGCGAGGTCGCGCTCTCCGACCCAGGAGCCTGCCGCGACCTCGCCGGATCGCTCGCCGAGGGGCTGCGCGAACACCTCGCCGACGTACGCCGCCGTGTCCCCGGCGCCGAGATCGTCCTGCAGCTCGACGAACCCTCGCTCATCGCCGTCCTGCGCGGCCAGGTGCGGTCCGCGAGCGGCTACCGCACCCACCGGGCCGTGGACCGGCAGCTCGTCGAGGCGACCCTGCGCGAGGTGATCGGCGTGCAGGAGGGCGGGCCCTCCGTCGTGCACTCGTGCGCCCCCGACGTGCCGTTCGCGCTGCTGCGCAGGGCCGGGGCGACCGGCGTCTCCTTCGACTTCGCACTCCTCACCGAACGTGACGACGACGTCATCGGGGAGGCGGTGGAGGCGGGGACCCGGCTCTTCGCCGGTGTCGTGGCGGGCACGGACGGTCCGTTGTCGGACCCTGCCGGTAGCGTCATGGGTGTCAGGACGCTGTGGCGCAGGCTGGGGCTGAGTCCGGGGCTTCTCACGGACGCGGTCACGCTCACCCCGTCGTGCGGACTCGCGGGCGCCTCTCCCGAGTACGCGCGCAGGGCGCTCGCCCACTGCGTCCGGGCGGCGAGATCCCTCGCGGACAACCCAGAGTGA
- a CDS encoding N-acetylmuramoyl-L-alanine amidase codes for MGETTNDSDRGISRRALFIGGAAAAVGTAVLARDELARLWWRTPGVEKPRKEGEVDFGGAHWVAASSANWRRADRPDDFGIDRVIIHVTQGSFKSAVKVFQDPGHGAAAHYIVGKDGRITQMIRELDVAFHAGNREFNERSVGIEHEGFVDRPQDFTDAMYEASARLTARICARYDISIDREHIIGHVEVPGTDHTDPGPHWDWGRYIPLVRAAAKRDAERTADPSTGPSTGPSGGATAASKSTPAAERDA; via the coding sequence ATGGGGGAGACGACGAACGACTCGGACCGGGGCATCTCGCGCCGCGCGCTGTTCATCGGCGGGGCCGCGGCCGCCGTGGGCACCGCCGTGCTGGCCCGGGACGAGCTGGCGCGTCTGTGGTGGCGTACACCGGGTGTGGAGAAGCCGCGCAAGGAGGGCGAGGTCGACTTCGGGGGCGCGCACTGGGTGGCGGCGTCCTCGGCGAACTGGCGGCGGGCGGACCGGCCCGACGACTTCGGCATAGACCGCGTGATCATCCATGTCACGCAGGGCAGCTTCAAGAGCGCCGTGAAGGTCTTCCAGGACCCCGGCCACGGCGCCGCCGCGCACTACATCGTCGGCAAGGACGGCCGTATCACGCAGATGATCCGCGAGCTGGACGTGGCCTTCCACGCGGGCAACCGCGAGTTCAACGAACGCAGCGTCGGCATCGAGCACGAGGGCTTCGTCGACCGGCCGCAGGACTTCACGGACGCCATGTACGAGGCGTCCGCCCGGCTCACCGCGCGCATTTGCGCCCGGTACGACATCTCCATCGACCGCGAGCACATCATCGGGCACGTCGAGGTGCCGGGCACCGACCACACCGATCCCGGGCCGCACTGGGACTGGGGCCGGTACATACCCCTGGTGCGCGCGGCCGCCAAGCGTGACGCCGAGCGGACCGCCGACCCGAGCACCGGGCCGAGCACCGGCCCGAGTGGCGGTGCGACGGCCGCTTCGAAGAGCACCCCGGCCGCCGAGCGCGACGCGTGA
- a CDS encoding thioesterase family protein: MPEAASAHALRARIGDSEFDRDTAVTRREPGVYDIDLSAGWTIINAVNGGYLLAVLGRALADALPHCDPFTISAHYLTASRPGPAVVRTETVRAGRTLSTGQASLFQYDEEGHEVERIRVLASYGDLDGLPDDVRTTALPPAIPPIDQCFGASDSPDGAPVPGSSAIADRLMLKLDPGTLGWALGAPSGRGEMRAWFGLADGRDADPLSLLLAVDALPPTAFELGLTGWVPTVELTVHVRARPAPGPLRIAITTRNLAGGFLEEDAEVWDSADRLVAQSRQLARVRLG; the protein is encoded by the coding sequence ATGCCAGAAGCAGCTTCCGCGCACGCCCTGCGGGCCAGGATCGGCGACAGCGAGTTCGACCGCGACACCGCGGTCACCCGACGCGAACCCGGCGTCTACGACATCGACCTGTCCGCCGGGTGGACGATCATCAACGCCGTCAACGGCGGCTACCTCCTCGCCGTCCTGGGCCGCGCGCTCGCCGACGCCCTGCCGCACTGCGACCCGTTCACGATCTCCGCGCACTACCTGACGGCGTCCCGCCCGGGCCCCGCGGTCGTGCGCACCGAGACCGTCCGCGCCGGTCGCACCCTCTCCACCGGCCAGGCGTCCCTCTTCCAGTACGACGAGGAGGGCCACGAGGTCGAGCGGATCCGCGTCCTCGCCTCGTACGGAGACCTCGACGGCCTGCCCGACGACGTCCGCACGACCGCGCTGCCGCCCGCGATCCCGCCGATCGACCAGTGCTTCGGCGCCTCGGACAGCCCCGACGGCGCCCCCGTCCCCGGCAGCTCCGCCATCGCCGACCGGCTGATGCTCAAGCTCGACCCGGGCACGCTCGGCTGGGCCCTGGGAGCGCCGTCCGGCCGGGGCGAGATGCGCGCCTGGTTCGGCCTCGCCGACGGCCGCGACGCCGACCCCCTCTCGCTGCTCCTCGCGGTGGACGCGCTGCCGCCGACCGCCTTCGAACTCGGCCTGACCGGCTGGGTGCCCACCGTCGAGCTGACCGTGCACGTGCGCGCCCGTCCGGCGCCGGGGCCCCTGCGGATCGCCATCACCACCCGCAACCTCGCGGGCGGCTTCCTGGAGGAGGACGCCGAGGTCTGGGACAGCGCGGACCGGCTCGTCGCCCAGTCCCGCCAGCTGGCCCGGGTACGGCTCGGCTGA
- the mnmA gene encoding tRNA 2-thiouridine(34) synthase MnmA, producing the protein MTETSQRPRPLRVLAAMSGGVDSAVAAARAAEAGHDVTGVHLALSANPQSFRTGARGCCTIEDSRDARRAADVIGIPFYVWDLAERFREDVVDDFVAEYEAGRTPNPCLRCNEKIKFAALLDKALALGFDAVCTGHYAKVLVNEDGTRELHRASDMAKDQSYVLGVLDDRQLAHAMFPLGDTLTTKDEIRAEAERRGLAVAKKPDSHDICFIADGDTQGFLSKRLGKAEGDIVDESGAVVGSHEGAYGFTIGQRKGLRIGTPAADGKPRYVLDISPVNNTVTVGPVAALDVSALTAIKPRWCGAAPTAPATYTAQLRAHGGETEVRAELVDGTLEVTFTEPVRGVAPGQAIVLYDDTRVVGSATIATTERATAAV; encoded by the coding sequence ATGACTGAGACCTCGCAGCGCCCCCGCCCCCTCCGCGTACTGGCCGCCATGTCCGGTGGCGTGGATTCCGCCGTCGCCGCCGCCCGTGCCGCGGAAGCCGGGCACGACGTGACCGGTGTGCATCTCGCCCTCTCGGCGAACCCGCAATCGTTCCGCACGGGCGCGCGCGGCTGTTGCACGATCGAGGATTCGCGCGACGCCCGCCGGGCCGCGGACGTCATCGGCATCCCGTTCTACGTGTGGGATCTCGCCGAGCGGTTCCGCGAGGACGTGGTGGACGACTTCGTGGCCGAGTACGAGGCCGGGCGCACCCCGAACCCGTGCCTGCGCTGCAACGAGAAGATCAAGTTCGCGGCCCTGCTGGACAAGGCCCTCGCCCTCGGCTTCGACGCGGTCTGCACGGGCCACTACGCGAAGGTGCTGGTGAACGAGGACGGCACGCGCGAGCTGCACCGGGCGTCCGACATGGCGAAGGACCAGTCGTACGTGCTCGGCGTCCTGGACGACCGCCAGCTCGCCCACGCGATGTTCCCGCTCGGCGACACGCTCACGACGAAGGACGAGATCCGTGCGGAGGCCGAGCGCCGGGGCCTGGCGGTCGCCAAGAAGCCGGACTCGCACGACATCTGCTTCATCGCCGACGGCGACACCCAGGGCTTCCTGTCGAAGCGCCTGGGCAAGGCGGAGGGCGACATCGTCGACGAGTCGGGCGCGGTGGTCGGCAGCCACGAGGGCGCGTACGGCTTCACGATCGGCCAGCGCAAGGGCCTGCGCATCGGAACCCCGGCGGCCGACGGCAAGCCGCGCTACGTCCTGGACATCTCACCGGTGAACAACACCGTGACGGTGGGCCCGGTGGCCGCCCTGGACGTCTCGGCCCTCACCGCCATCAAGCCCCGCTGGTGCGGCGCGGCCCCGACCGCCCCGGCCACGTACACGGCCCAGCTCCGCGCCCACGGCGGCGAGACGGAGGTCCGCGCGGAGCTGGTGGACGGCACCCTGGAGGTCACCTTCACGGAGCCGGTCCGGGGAGTCGCACCCGGCCAGGCGATCGTCCTGTACGACGACACCCGGGTGGTGGGCTCGGCAACGATCGCCACCACGGAGCGGGCGACCGCTGCCGTCTGA
- a CDS encoding DUF427 domain-containing protein, whose translation MTKGHRITVEQGTEHVRAVHNGKVLADSTRPLVLRETGLPPRYYLPPEDVHVDLLTPSDTSTHCPFKGDASYWSLPDAPDLVWAYPDPKPEVAEIKDHFCFYEVETVTAG comes from the coding sequence GTGACCAAGGGCCATCGCATCACCGTCGAGCAGGGCACCGAGCACGTCCGGGCGGTCCACAACGGCAAGGTGCTCGCCGACAGCACCCGCCCGCTGGTGCTGCGCGAGACGGGCCTTCCGCCGCGCTACTACCTCCCGCCGGAGGACGTCCACGTGGACCTGCTGACCCCGTCGGACACGTCCACGCACTGCCCCTTCAAGGGAGACGCGTCCTACTGGTCCCTCCCGGACGCCCCGGACCTGGTCTGGGCCTACCCGGACCCGAAGCCGGAGGTGGCCGAGATCAAGGACCACTTCTGCTTCTACGAGGTGGAGACGGTCACGGCGGGCTGA
- a CDS encoding DUF1761 domain-containing protein, which produces MFSVLADINWLAVVIAAVASIVLAGLWFAVVIAKPYAVALGREGAPAPAQTAVTAAGPLVCLTVTVLTSAVLVEALDITGLGDAVVFGLLVGVGYLGAMTFQIAINPNFPRPLYYGVLNAPFFVVTSVLSSVVLVAMR; this is translated from the coding sequence GTGTTCTCCGTTCTCGCCGACATCAACTGGCTCGCCGTCGTCATCGCGGCCGTCGCGTCGATCGTGCTCGCCGGCCTGTGGTTCGCCGTCGTGATCGCCAAGCCGTACGCCGTCGCCCTCGGCCGTGAGGGCGCGCCCGCGCCGGCGCAGACGGCCGTCACCGCCGCCGGTCCGCTGGTGTGCCTGACGGTCACCGTCCTGACCAGCGCCGTGCTCGTCGAGGCCCTGGACATCACCGGCCTCGGTGACGCCGTGGTCTTCGGGCTCCTCGTCGGGGTCGGGTATCTCGGCGCGATGACCTTCCAGATCGCCATCAACCCGAACTTCCCGCGCCCGCTCTACTACGGCGTCCTGAACGCGCCGTTCTTCGTCGTCACGAGCGTGCTCAGCAGCGTCGTCCTGGTCGCGATGCGCTGA
- a CDS encoding LOG family protein produces the protein MNICVFLSAAELDERYTRPAREFAELLGKGGHTLVWGGSDVGLMKVVADGVQEAGGRLVGVSVEFLSAKARPGADEMIVARDLAERKALLLENADAVVIMVGGTGTLDEATEILELKKHGHTDKPVVLLNTAGFYDGLKEQFLRMEAEGFLPVPLTDLVFFAEEAVGALAYLEESRGTQ, from the coding sequence ATGAACATCTGTGTCTTCCTCTCCGCCGCCGAGCTCGACGAGCGCTACACCCGGCCCGCCCGCGAGTTCGCCGAACTGCTCGGCAAGGGCGGACACACGCTCGTGTGGGGCGGTTCCGACGTCGGGCTCATGAAGGTCGTCGCCGACGGCGTGCAGGAGGCGGGCGGGCGGCTCGTGGGCGTCTCCGTGGAGTTCCTGTCGGCGAAGGCGCGCCCCGGTGCCGACGAGATGATCGTCGCGCGGGATCTCGCGGAGCGAAAAGCGCTTCTTCTTGAGAACGCCGACGCCGTCGTCATCATGGTCGGCGGGACGGGCACCCTCGACGAGGCCACCGAGATCCTGGAGCTGAAGAAGCACGGGCACACCGACAAGCCGGTCGTGCTGCTCAACACCGCCGGCTTCTACGACGGGTTGAAGGAGCAGTTCCTGCGCATGGAGGCCGAGGGATTCCTGCCCGTGCCGCTCACCGATCTGGTGTTCTTCGCGGAAGAGGCCGTGGGCGCGCTCGCCTATCTGGAGGAGAGCCGCGGCACGCAGTGA